CAACGGACTTCCCGCCGGGCTGCAGATCGTCGCGCCGCGCCATCGCGACGACCTCGTGCTTCAGGTGGCCGCAGCGTACGACCGCGTACGGCCGATGGATTGCTGGCCGGAGCTGTAACGATTCCGCGGCCGACACGTGCAATGCACGCTTTGCGGCGGCGTGGGTAAGTGAAGAAAGCTAGGGGCGCGGATCTTTTCGCGCCGTTACCGGTGCATCCTGACAATTCTCATCGCATCCGTCGCCGTTTACAGAATTCCCGTCGTCACACATCTCGTCGCAACCGATTACACCGTCTCCGCATCCGCAGATCGTGACGAACGCACGCAGATCTGCGGTTCCCGGGCCCGGAATCGTGATGCCCGCGTCGAGGAAGCCGCTGCGCGTCCCCGACGCGCAGACGAGCGCCTCGAGGTTCGGCGCAAGAGCGCTGTATGCGCACGTGTCGTCCGCGCTGCCGCAATCGACGTTGGTCGTGCACGGATTCCGCGCGATCCGGCAGTACGCGCCATACGGCGAAGGGCTGCCTTCGCGCTCGATCCGCGACTCGTAACATTTCTCCGGGCCGACGACGCACGAGCCCGCATCATTGTCGGCGCAGATCGTCGACTCCGCCGTGCATGGCCGCTCCGGCGCGAGCGAGCAATGTCCGGCGACGCTCTGTGAACATTCCTCTGCCGCGGACAATCCGCAGATGAATTGATCCTCCGAACACTGGTTCGGAAGCTGCTGCGGGCGATTCGCTGCCTGCAACAGCCCGGTCCCGACCTCACACGTCGCGCCGTCGGCGCATTCGGAGCTTTCGAAGCAGGGCTGATCTGGATCGTCGTCGCAGTAGCCGCAGTGGCACCAGTAGCCGCATGTGACCGGCTGGTCCGGCGCGGTCGCACACGCGCCATGACCGTCGCAGTCGGAATTGCTGCTGCACGCAATCGACGGCTCCTCCGAGCAGCGCCGGCAATCGGCGTTCGACGTGCACGCCGACTGGTTGTCGGTACACGTGGCATCGCCCTTCAGCGGATTGTCGAAGCCGGTCGCCGCGCACGGAAGCAGCGCCGTGCGCGACGTCGCACCTGTGGTCAATCCGCGCAGCGGCACCGCGATCGGTGTCGGCGTGATTTCGTCCTCGTCTCCCGTGGGGCAGTCGGTCGAGGCGCCGCCGAAGATTTCGTTCACCGCCTCGACGGCACATGGCTCGCCGTCCTTGGTTCCGCCTTCGCACACGAAGGTGTCACCGATCGTCGGGTTGTCGGACGGCTTGCCGCATCGCGGGCACGCCTGGCCGCCGCCGACGCCGTAGTACAGCGTCGCGAGCAGGCGGCCGTCGAGATCCATCGCGCCGCTTTGGGTATCCAGAGTTCCGTGCAGGCCTTCGTCCAGCCAGAGCGTCATGCAGAACAGGGAATTTTCGAACGCGGCGCCGACCGGCGGTGCCACGAGCGCAACACACGGCTCGTCGTCTTCGCAGTCGGAGTTGCTCGCGCACTCGTCGAATGATTCCAGACAGTGACCGCGGCCGGTGGGACCGATGATTTCGCACGTCGTGTCGACGACGCAGTCGCACGTGGCCACGCACGTGCCGTTGCCGCAGTCGTCGTCGCTCGTGCACGGCGCCGCGTCAGTCGAGCACCGCCTGGCAATGCGGAAATCGATCGGCAGTGCGCTCGCGAGATCGAACTGCGTCTTGCGGCCGTACCCGAGGTCCAGCGTCGAGCCTTCGCCGAGATGAATCTCTCCCGACGAGCATGCGATTCGAGCGATCGGCGGACACACCAGTGTCACCTCGAGACCGACCGCCCGACGAAGCACCCGGAGTGCGTCCCCGGCGGTGATCGCGCCGCTGCTGTCGACGTCACAGACAGAAGGCGGACACACCGCCTGTCCGACTGCGACATCGAGCACACGCTTTGCGTCGGTCGCCGTAGGCTCCGGTCCGCTTGTAACAGGCTGCCCGCAGGTTGCCTCGGCGCTGCCTCCCGCGGCTAACGAGATCACTATTGCCATGGCGGCGGCGAAGCCGCATCGGTGTACGCGAGAAATGGAGTGTCGCATGAGCCCTCGCCTATCGCGCCAGGTAGCTGTTCGCCAGTGGGAAAATGAGGGTGCTCGAGGATTCCGGCGGCGTGGAGTCGTCAGCCGGAGTTACATTGTCGTCAACAACCGCCGTGGTCGGCTACGGCTGGCGTTGGACGGTTGCAGGCGAGACAACGCTTCCGGAGCTTCACCGGTTTCGGACCTCAGGCACGATCCGGTCCACCTCCTGCTTGAATTGCGATCTCGAACATTGACTGACCAGAACCCGAATTGGAGAGAGCCGATGAAACCGAAAATGAGAACGCGAAGAGCGATTTATGCGTTGGCTGCGGTCATGGTCATGGCGTACGTGGCCCCGACGTACGCGCAGACCCAGGGCATGGACCGCCGCAACGAGCGTCGCGATGACCGCGCCGGAGCTCGCGCAGAGAAACAGGCGTGCAAAGCCGGCGACGAGAAGACCCGCGCGGAATGCCGGCAAGTGAAGCGCGATACCAAGCAGCAGGGACGGAACGACGGCGGGGCGCCCGGAACGAAACCCGCGCAGTAGCAGGCCAGCTCGGCGGGCCTGACGGCATCGGCTCGCACCCGACTCGTGCAGCAGGCGCCGCGCCGAGCGCGCGGCGTCTGCACACGTCAGTACGGAGTCATGGAAAGGTCAGCGTCGAACAGTCGACTGCCGGAAACCCAGCGATCCGGAGCCTTTGTCGGGCCTGCATCAGGCGGAAACACCGATCGCTACCGCACGACCGCTTTGGACAACACGTCTTTCAACACATGCGGCGAGATCACATGGTCGCGGTGAGTGTCGTCGATAAAGATCGACCAGTCGCCGTGGTTGATCGCGCCGGTCAGTTGCTCGAGCGGCTCGGCGTAGGTTTTGTAGACGTCTCCGTTGAAACAGCATGAATCGAATCGATTCAGCACCTGGATCTGCTTGCGAGGGCGTCCACCCGTCCGTGGGATCCCGCCGAGCGCGAAGACTTCGAGCCACGAGGCGATGCCGGTTGCGCGATCGAGGAAGCCGTCGTTGTTCGAGTCTTCTTCGCCGAAGATCGGGCGATATTCCTGTTCCGAATCTCCGGAGCTGCCGGGGCTGAACGGTCGCGCATACAACGGAAGCGCCCCGGCCACCGCGATCGAGACATCGATGCGCGGATCAACTGCAGCGCATAGGTGAGTGGCCCATCCGCCGCCGGACAGACCGATCATGAGCAGTTGATCGGGATCGGGGTAGTCGGCCAGCAGCTCGTTCACGGTCTGCGCAACCGGTTCGAGGAAGAAGCGCATCGTTCCGGCCCTCAATACAGGTTCGACCTTGGAGAACAGCTCGTCGTGACCGAGTGAGCTTCGCTGGTCGACTTCGATCTTCCTGCCGTCGACGACGCCCTCTGCATCGCGATTCCATGCCGTTAAAGGCATCTGCATGATCGCCACGACGTAACCGTCGCGGAGTAGCTGATTCACGGTCTCGCTCAGTCCGAACACGAGATAGTTCGCGCGACCTTCGGGCATGTGGCCGCAGTGAACGATCGCCAGTTTTTTTCCCAGACGGCCGTCGGCTGCGGGGACGACAACGTAAACATTGGCGTGCCAATCGAAGCCCGACACGTTCACGTCGAGGCGCGTGGCCGATACGATCAAATTCGCATCGAGGCTCGCGAGCGGGTCGGAATTCTTCGCTGCGTCATGGGTGACGGGGCGGGTTTTCGGCAGCCCGCCCGGCCAGATGGCGTGGATCAACCGCTCGCGGGCCGCCTCGGCTTCGATCGGATCATGGAACCGTACGAGCCCGTCGATACGAAAATCCTTCAAGGCTTCGGGCTTCGCCTGTGCGATGACGTCGCGCGCGGTCAGAAAGCACAAGCCGATGGATACGAGCGCGTGCCACGAGAGACCAGGAAGCGACGTCACTTCCGATAAAGTGCCACGGCCCCGCATTTCTCAATTCTGTTTCTCAGATTCTCTTCCGAATCCAAGTCCGGACAGATGCGAGGCAGGCCCGGTCTGCATTTCGTTTGCGATCGAGCGGCATGAGGATAGCAATGCGCCCGATTTCCGCGGCCTGCTCCCAAGATGCGACTTCGCGATCCCGAAACTCTCCTGACTCTGGCGCTGTACGCGCTGCCCGTTGCCGTCGCGCTGTTCGGATTCGGCGTGCCGGCGGCATTCTTTGCGAGCCTGGTGATCATCGTGGTCGGGATCTTCGTCCGCTCGCGCCGACTCGTCGGACGCGTCGATCCGTCACGGCTGGAGCTGCATACGATCACGTACTCGCACTACGTCGAGAAGGCGCGCTGGTGCCTCGACCGACTCGGGGTCGCGTACGAAGAAGTACCGAGCATCGGAATTCTCGGCGTACTGCTGACCGGGCGAACCGTTCCGACGCTCGCCGTTCCGGCCACGAGGACGTCCATCGGCGACTCGACGGAAATCCTGCGCTTCCTGTGGGGGCGTTATTCCGGCGAGTTGCCGGACAGGACCCGGTTTCTCGCTCCGAGCCCGGAAGCGATCGCGCTCGAGACGCATTTCAATGAGGACCTCGGCGTGCCGGTGCGGCTGTGGTCGTACTGGCATCTGCTCGAGCGCCCCGACCTGACGCTCATCATGTGGGGTCACGAAGAGCCTTCGATTCCGCAGTGGCAGAAGGCGCTCCTGCCGCCGCTTCGTCCGGTCCTGGCTGCGCTGCTTCGGCGAATGCTCGGCCTCAACGAAGCGAACGCCGCCCGCGGCATCGTAAAGACTCGCGAAATCTTTGCCGAAGTCGATACGATGCTCGCCGACGGCAGGCGCTATCTGATGGGCGGCGACGAGCTCACGTTCGTCGACATCACGTTCGCGAGCCTCGCAGCGCTGATCATCTTTCCCGACGGTTACACCGGCGGATCCGCAAGCGTCACTCAGCTTCCCGTCGAGCGGCTTCCCGCTGACTGGCGCGCCGAGGTCGAAATGCTGCGGGCGACGAGGGCAGGGCAGTTCGTGATGCGCATGTATGCCGAGGAGCGGCGGCCCCGCTGATCTCTTTCGTCCAAGGGCGATGCATATCGAAGAGCGGCGGTCGGCGACGGCCGCGTTCGGATGGCCGGGTGCTGTTTTGTCAGCATTCGATGGCGGAACTCCGTCGCGAACCTTGTCATGGCGTGGGCAAGTCGGCAGGTAGGACGCCTTCGACGTGCCATTGGGCGACGCCGTGTGGCTCAGGCTACACAACGGAATTCCAAGGTCGGTCGTAACCACTGCGAACCTGCTCGGCATTCGAGCCGCAGGACGCTCCTGGGGGACTCGATGTTGTCACACAACCCGGCTGGCTCTCGTCTTTCCATTCGATCCTCGCGCCGATCGTCGTGCCGATCCTCGCGCACATTCCTGAGCTGGACGCACTACCGTGGCGGCACAACCGCGAAGACGCTGTTCGTCGCTTGCTGCGTGACAGTCGCGATTGCGTGTATGCCGCTGGCAGCGGAGGCCGCCACGCTGGTCGGCTGGTGGCCTTTCGAAGGCACGAACGCCGATGACGTTACCGGCAACTTCGCCTCGACGACGCTGTTCGGAGCCGCAGTCGCCAACGGGCGGCTTTCGGTTTCGGCGTCGCTCGATACTTACGCCCGCAGCGGCACGTATTCGGGTCCCACGCTCACGGAGAAAACTCTCGTCACCTGGGTCTATCTCGACAGCCTTGCCGACCGCGGCGGCTCCGCGCTGACGATCGAGAAGCAAACCGACAATGTCTTCGACGCGGTCGTCTACGCGGAGCGCGAGAGCTTCAAGTGGATGTCGGGAAGTAACGTATTTGCCCGTACGGAGGACCCGCCCCAGCAGGGGACGGCGGAGGGCTCGAGCTCGTCGACCGTGATCAAGATGGCGATCGTGTACAAGGCGGACAATTCGATCACGATCTACCGCAACGATGTTCTTTATAGTGCATACACGAAAGGCGCGTTGCAGACGTACCCGGGCGGCAGCGATACGAACGTCATGTTCGGGCGTCGCCATGGAACAGCCGACCCAGGCAATCGCGCACTGACCGGACGGATCGAAGAAGCGCGCGTCTACGACGGCGCGCTGACGGCCTCGGAAATCGCAGCGCTGACGCCCATCGATTGCGACGACGGCGATCCGTGTACGCTCGACGACTACGACTCGCTTGCCTCGAGCTGCACGCATGATGCTCCGTCGTGTACGTGCTCGAGCGGCACGTGTGCCCCGGTGCCGCCCAACATGGTGAGCTGGTACCCCATGGAAGGCTCTGTCGCCGACCGGCTTGGTACAAACAATCCTTCGGCTTCGGCAAACGTCAGCTTCGTGGCCGGTAAAGTCGGGCAAGCGG
The sequence above is drawn from the Candidatus Limnocylindrales bacterium genome and encodes:
- a CDS encoding glutathione S-transferase N-terminal domain-containing protein, translating into MRLRDPETLLTLALYALPVAVALFGFGVPAAFFASLVIIVVGIFVRSRRLVGRVDPSRLELHTITYSHYVEKARWCLDRLGVAYEEVPSIGILGVLLTGRTVPTLAVPATRTSIGDSTEILRFLWGRYSGELPDRTRFLAPSPEAIALETHFNEDLGVPVRLWSYWHLLERPDLTLIMWGHEEPSIPQWQKALLPPLRPVLAALLRRMLGLNEANAARGIVKTREIFAEVDTMLADGRRYLMGGDELTFVDITFASLAALIIFPDGYTGGSASVTQLPVERLPADWRAEVEMLRATRAGQFVMRMYAEERRPR